The following are encoded together in the Streptomyces rapamycinicus NRRL 5491 genome:
- a CDS encoding nickel/cobalt transporter, which produces MVVLPAGSAEAHPLGNFTVNRYDGLVVTPGTLRVDHVEDLAEIPAAQAKPEIDRDGDDALSGRELGAWAARRCAGAAEGGRLTVDGREVPVRAGRAQARQRPGQAGLPTLRVECRLTAALGDGERATVAYRPRDIGTGPGWREVTAQGDRMTLTNTNVPKTSASHRLVRYPAGQLSSPLDQRSAALKVEAGGPALANAAESDRDEAVGSSVLPRGVDRWTQALTSMVARHDITFGFALTAFATAVLLGAMHALAPGHGKTMMAAAAAAGGRSALRDVLALGASVTVTHTLGVFALGLLVTAGSAAVPSVISWLGIASGVLVAVAGAGLLRKALRRHRHTRAHSHDHGHGHAHTHDQEHGHGHGHTHTHDHGDGHTHTHEVRPTLRGTLLLGFAGGMVPSPSAVIVLVGASALGQAWFGFVLVVAYGLGLALTLTLAGFTAVRLGVRATERLAARKGSGGRIDRLLGAVRRASPVGTAAIVLALGCGLVLRGAATTLG; this is translated from the coding sequence ATGGTGGTGTTGCCTGCGGGGAGTGCCGAGGCGCATCCGCTCGGGAACTTCACCGTCAACCGTTACGACGGGCTCGTGGTCACCCCCGGGACGCTGCGGGTCGACCATGTCGAGGACCTCGCCGAGATCCCCGCCGCCCAGGCGAAGCCGGAGATCGACCGCGACGGCGACGACGCGCTGTCCGGGCGGGAGTTGGGCGCGTGGGCGGCGCGCCGGTGCGCCGGCGCGGCGGAGGGGGGGCGGCTGACGGTCGACGGGCGCGAGGTGCCCGTACGCGCCGGGCGCGCGCAGGCCCGTCAGCGCCCCGGACAGGCCGGGCTGCCGACACTGCGGGTGGAGTGCCGCCTCACGGCCGCGCTGGGCGACGGCGAACGGGCGACGGTCGCGTACCGCCCGCGTGACATCGGTACGGGCCCCGGCTGGCGGGAGGTGACGGCACAGGGCGACCGTATGACGCTCACCAACACCAACGTCCCCAAGACCTCCGCCTCCCACCGGCTGGTCCGCTATCCGGCGGGGCAGCTGTCCTCGCCGCTCGACCAGCGGTCGGCCGCGCTCAAGGTCGAGGCGGGCGGCCCCGCGCTGGCGAACGCGGCCGAGTCCGACCGGGACGAGGCGGTGGGCTCTTCGGTGCTGCCGCGCGGTGTGGACCGGTGGACGCAGGCGCTCACCTCGATGGTGGCGCGCCATGACATCACCTTCGGCTTCGCCCTTACGGCCTTCGCCACGGCCGTCCTGCTGGGCGCGATGCACGCCCTGGCCCCCGGCCACGGCAAGACGATGATGGCGGCGGCCGCCGCGGCGGGCGGGCGCAGCGCGCTGCGCGACGTACTGGCGCTGGGCGCGTCGGTGACGGTCACCCACACCTTGGGGGTGTTCGCGCTGGGGCTGCTGGTCACGGCGGGTTCGGCGGCCGTCCCCTCGGTGATCTCATGGCTGGGCATCGCGAGCGGTGTGCTGGTGGCGGTGGCCGGGGCGGGGCTGCTCCGCAAGGCACTGCGCCGCCATCGGCATACGCGCGCCCACAGCCACGATCACGGCCACGGCCACGCGCATACACACGACCAGGAGCACGGCCACGGCCACGGCCATACGCACACCCATGACCACGGCGACGGTCACACCCACACCCACGAGGTGCGTCCCACCCTGCGCGGCACGCTGCTGCTCGGGTTCGCCGGGGGCATGGTGCCCAGCCCCTCCGCCGTCATCGTGCTCGTCGGCGCGTCCGCGCTGGGCCAGGCGTGGTTCGGCTTCGTCCTGGTGGTGGCGTACGGGCTCGGGCTGGCGCTGACGCTCACGCTGGCCGGGTTCACCGCGGTGCGCCTGGGCGTGCGGGCCACGGAGCGGCTGGCGGCGCGCAAGGGGTCCGGGG
- a CDS encoding tetratricopeptide repeat protein, whose product MALRPSLPPTARTAAVVFALAAGLTAASIVIDASDGPGGSDGSGGGQDAARALHPAAARYEQLSGDGLARQIDAMQTHLRGEPKDAESWAGLGSAYVEQARTSGDPTRYPQADKAFARSLSLEPRDNDVALAGRASLAAARHDFRGALRDADKALRVNSYSQGALAVRVDALVELGRYKDAYTAAKKADSLRPGIPVFTRLAYVHELRGDPAGARRVLLRAQDSATSPSDIAYVSTALGQLAWNQGEYDTARRAYGTALRAVPGYLPALEGQGRTSVADGRQKAGIRDLEAVVRRYPLPAELAALGEAYEARGDRSKARGQYSVVDTWIALARANGVATDLDSALVAADHGDVKEALKAARAEWDRRRTVHTADALAWALHRNGKDEEALKYAERAAEPGYRNAAFLYHRGAIEKSLGEDGSARRHLKAALDLNPGFSPTGARAAKAALKELGATR is encoded by the coding sequence GATCGACGCCTCGGACGGGCCGGGCGGGTCCGACGGGTCCGGCGGCGGCCAGGACGCCGCCCGCGCGCTGCACCCGGCCGCCGCGCGGTACGAGCAGCTCAGCGGCGACGGCCTCGCCCGGCAGATCGACGCGATGCAGACCCATCTGCGCGGTGAGCCGAAGGACGCGGAGAGCTGGGCCGGTCTCGGCTCGGCCTATGTCGAACAGGCCAGGACCAGCGGCGACCCCACCCGCTATCCGCAGGCGGACAAGGCGTTCGCCCGGTCCCTGTCCCTCGAGCCGCGCGACAACGACGTGGCGCTCGCCGGGCGCGCCTCGCTCGCCGCCGCCCGCCATGACTTCCGGGGCGCGCTGCGCGACGCCGACAAGGCCCTGAGGGTGAACTCCTACAGCCAGGGGGCGCTGGCCGTCCGGGTGGACGCCCTCGTCGAACTGGGCCGCTACAAGGACGCGTACACGGCCGCCAAGAAGGCCGACTCCCTGCGCCCCGGCATCCCCGTCTTCACCCGCCTCGCCTACGTCCACGAACTGCGCGGCGACCCGGCCGGGGCGCGCCGGGTGCTGCTGCGCGCCCAGGACTCCGCCACCTCGCCCAGCGATATCGCCTACGTGTCGACCGCGCTCGGCCAGCTGGCCTGGAACCAGGGCGAGTACGACACCGCGCGGCGCGCGTACGGCACCGCGCTGCGCGCCGTTCCCGGCTATCTCCCGGCTCTGGAGGGCCAGGGCCGCACATCGGTCGCGGACGGCCGCCAGAAGGCGGGGATCCGCGATCTGGAGGCGGTCGTACGGCGCTATCCGCTGCCCGCCGAGCTCGCGGCGCTGGGCGAGGCGTACGAGGCGCGGGGCGACCGCTCCAAGGCGCGCGGGCAGTACTCGGTGGTCGACACCTGGATCGCGCTCGCCCGGGCCAACGGGGTGGCGACCGACCTGGACAGCGCGCTGGTCGCGGCCGACCACGGCGATGTGAAGGAGGCGCTGAAGGCGGCCCGCGCCGAGTGGGACCGGCGGCGGACCGTACACACCGCCGACGCGCTGGCCTGGGCCCTGCACCGCAACGGCAAGGACGAGGAAGCCCTGAAGTACGCCGAACGCGCCGCCGAACCGGGCTACCGCAACGCGGCGTTCCTCTACCACCGGGGCGCCATCGAGAAGTCCCTCGGCGAGGACGGATCGGCACGCCGCCACCTGAAGGCCGCGCTCGACCTCAACCCGGGCTTCTCGCCGACGGGCGCGAGGGCGGCGAAGGCGGCACTGAAGGAACTGGGGGCCACCCGATGA